GAGGCCGACCGACTCCAGCGCCTCGGCCGCCCGTTCGCGCCGCTCCCGCACCTTCACGCCGAGCGGGACGAGGGCGGTCTCGACGTTCTCCTGGGCGGTCAGCGTGGGGATGAGGTTGAAGGACTGGAAGACGAAGCCGATGTTCTCGCTGCGGACCCTGGTCAGCCGTCCCTCGGAGAGCCCGGCCAGGTCGGTGCCGTCGAGGGCGACCTCGCCGGAGGTGGGGCGGTCCAGGCCGCCGAGCATCTGCAGCAGGGTGGACTTGCCGCCGCCGGTGGGGCCCTGGATGACGAGGCGGTCGCCGTCGCCGATGGTGAGGTCGATGCCGTCGAGGGCGGTGACGGTGGACTTGCCGCGGGTGTAGCGCTTGGTGACGTTTCTCAGTTCGTACACGGT
This is a stretch of genomic DNA from Streptomyces sp. TG1A-8. It encodes these proteins:
- a CDS encoding ABC transporter ATP-binding protein; amino-acid sequence: MYELRNVTKRYTRGKSTVTALDGIDLTIGDGDRLVIQGPTGGGKSTLLQMLGGLDRPTSGEVALDGTDLAGLSEGRLTRVRSENIGFVFQSFNLIPTLTAQENVETALVPLGVKVRERRERAAEALESVGLGERLGHLPSEMSGGQQQRVAIARALVKRPKVLLADEPTGNLDEGMRDEIMDVLERLWKEHGLTFIMVTHDSAIARKAPRLATIRRGKITVKENAGA